From Aedes albopictus strain Foshan chromosome 1, AalbF5, whole genome shotgun sequence, one genomic window encodes:
- the LOC134291412 gene encoding UPF0415 protein C7orf25 homolog yields MEAAACATSRTVKTTKTVSINHILCSNLTHFACLVQCLLSCQDVTHVDYPLPLEDRGSKLRVDIVSDGGATWIKVIARNPKSLNDAVHGRTSYGSKSILEQAAEYVEAAEANPHMFKPPRVIFRFLSKIDDELVFELEQIGITVLVLQTSQPVPQAELFTVTKLNLDITTLIAYVSAMTNGSANWEYNEPLLTEQARWEREKPIKPVLDQLFHGKELICCETAVSSFNEILSILGGPKEKSRSEELFRRVTILPDVPFPDEMRNIRVGGKIKPRSLQIFAFGLRHEAITVTSNEGFVRAARMQGLEVPVYVHDARALTEEKEQGARLLEE; encoded by the exons ATGGAAGCTGCCGCTTGTGCAACGAGCCGAACA GTAAAAACCACCAAAACGGTGTCAATCAACCACATCCTCTGCAGTAACCTGACGCACTTTGCCTGCCTGGTGCAGTGTCTGCTCAGCTGCCAGGACGTAACCCACGTTGACTACCCGCTACCCCTAGAAGATCGCGGTTCCAAGCTCCGGGTGGACATCGTGTCCGACGGAGGAGCCACCTGGATCAAGGTCATTGCCCGCAATCCCAAATCCCTGAACGATGCCGTCCACGGCCGCACTAGCTACGGATCCAAAAGCATTCTGGAGCAAGCAGCCGAGTACGTAGAAGCAGCCGAAGCCAACCCACACATGTTCAAACCGCCACGAGTGATCTTCCGTTTCCTGAGCAAAATCGACGACGAGCTGGTCTTTGAACTCGAACAAATCGGCATCACCGTTCTGGTTCTGCAAACTTCCCAACCGGTCCCTCAAGCGGAACTCTTCACCGTCACCAAGCTGAACCTGGACATCACCACCCTGATAGCATACGTGAGCGCAATGACCAACGGGTCCGCCAACTGGGAATACAACGAACCCCTGCTGACGGAACAGGCCCGCTGGGAACGAGAGAAGCCCATCAAGCCCGTCCTCGACCAGCTGTTCCACGGGAAGGAACTGATCTGCTGCGAAACGGCTGTATCGTCCTTCAACGAAATTCTTTCGATCCTGGGCGGACCTAAAGAAAAATCACGATCCGAAGAGCTATTCCGGAGGGTGACTATCCTGCCGGATGTTCCCTTTCCTGACGAGATGCGGAACATTCGGGTCGGCGGGAAGATCAAACCGCGAAGTTTGCAGATCTTTGCCTTCGGTTTGCGCCACGAAGCCATTACGGTTACTTCCAATGAGGGATTTGTGCGGGCGGCCCGGATGCAGGGACTGGAAGTGCCGGTCTACGTGCACGATGCGCGGGCGCTGACCGAGGAAAAGGAACAGGGTGCCCGACTGTTGGAGGAATGA